TATCGATGCGCAGCGAGGCATAGGGCGTCTCCCAGACACGCACACGGACGCCGTTTTCGAGCGCGCGTAACTGCTCCAGCTTTTCTGCATCTTCCAACAGGCCCGTCTTCATCCCGGCAAAGCGCAGCAAGGTTTCCTTGGTATAGATATAGACCCCGAGATGTATGTAATGCAGCCCGCTCACCACACGCCGGCTCGGATCGTCGCGGACCAACGGGATCGGAGCCCGCGAAAAATACAGCGCATAGCCTTTGGTATCCGTCGCCACCTTCACGATTGCCGGATTCTGCAGATCGTCGGTCGCATCCATCTTGCGCTTCAATGTGCCCATTTCGGCGCCGCTCTGGAGAAACGGGTCGATGAGATCCGACAGCAGCTCGGGGTTCAGCGGAATCTCGTCACCCTGCAAGTCCAGAAAACAGTCCCCCGCAAACATCCGCGCCACCGCCGCCACACGATCAGTCCCCGTCCGGTACTCGCCGCCCATCATGATGGCCCGACCGCCGAACTGCTCGACGGCCTGCTTGATGCGCTCATCATCCGTCGCCACCAACACGTCGCTCACGGACCGACAGGCTCGCGCTCGTTCGTACACATGCTGGACCATCGGTTTGCCGGCCAACTTCACCAACGGCTTCCCGGGAAACCGCGACGAGCCGTACCGTGCCGGAATCACCACGATGACCGACGACAATGATTTAGCCATTGCCGACCGCCTCCAGGAGCTGCTTGGGCGAGACCGTCGCCGTGCCGACCATCCCCACGACGATGCCGGCCGCATGATTGGCCAGCGTCGCGGCTTCCCGCATGTTCGCGCCGGTTGCCAGCGCCAAGGCCAGGGTGCCGATCACCGTATCGCCGGCTCCCGTTACATCGTAGACCTGCCGGGCCTGCGTCGGAAGATGCCAGGACGTCCCCTCACCCTCGTACAAGCTCATTCCCTTTTCACCGCGCGTGATCAGTACGGATTGGCATCCCAGCCGTTGTCTGATCACGGCGCCGGCCTGGTTGATGGTCTGATCATCATCGCCATGCAAGCCAGCCGCCTGGGTGGCTTCCAGATGATTCGGCGTCATGACCGTCACGCCCTTGTAGTAGCTGAAATGCTCGACCTTCGGATCGACGATGATCGGGATCTTGCGCAAGGCCGCCATCCGCGTCAATTCGGTCATGAGTGCCGCCGACACGACGCCTTTGGCGTAATCTGAGACAACAATGCAGGACAACTCGCGAATCCGTGATTCGACGTAGCGCAGCAACCGTTTCTGAAGCGTTCCTTTCAGTTCCTGTCGCCCCTCCATGTCATAGCGCACGATCTGCTGATTGTGGGCGATCACCCGGCTCTTCCTGGTGGTCGGACGATCGTGGTCGATAATCACGCCGCCCCGGCCTGAGCGCGACTTGCCCAATTCCTTCAGTAGCAGCCGCCCGCTTTCGTCGGCGCCGATGACACCGCATAAGTCCGCTTTCCCGCCGAGCGCGAGAATATTGTTGAAGACATTGGCCGCCCCGCCCAATCGGAGAGTCTCGGACTCAACATGCACGACCGGTACCGGAGCCTCGGGAGAAATCCGGCTCACTCGTCCCATCACATAGTGGTCAAGAATCAGATCCCCGATGACCAGTAGGCTGGCCTGAGGAAACCGCTGGAGATACTGGCGAAGCGCCTTCTGTGAGACGGATTGATTCTGCGTGGTTTGCGAAGCCATGCCGTGCGCGTCCTTCTATTGAATGGCTTTACCGAACCGATCCCATCGAACCCACTCAGTCCATTGCCCCTGGCCGCTCCAGGACCAGTAGATTCGGAACGCCTTCCCGCGAATCTTCTCCTCCCGCACATAGCCCCAGAACCGGCTGTCGAGGCTCTGGTCGCGATTGTCGCCCATGACAAAATAGGCTCCCTCCGGCACCGTCACCGGACCGAAGTTGTCGCGGGGATTGATCGTGCTATCGATGATGCCCGGGTCGATCCGTTGCGTGAAGGCCCGATCGTCGAGTACCTGGCCGTTGACGAGCACCTGCTTATTGTGGATCTGCACCGTGTCGCCGGGGGTGCCGACGATGCGCTTGATGAAGTCTTTCTCTTCGTCTTCCGGAAAGCGAAAGACGATCACATCCCCTCGCTGCGGCTTGCCGAACGGCATCACGTTGGAGGACGTGTAGCAATTCACCGGGGGAAAGTTCCATTGCAACTTGCAGTCGGTCGGCCATTGCAGCCCGTAGGACAACTTGCTGACCAGAATATGATCCCCGATCAACAGCGTGGGAATCATCGACCCGGATGGAATCTTGAATGCCTGCACGACGAACACCCGAATGGCAAACGCGAGCAACATCGCGACGACGATGGCTTCGGCATACTCCCGGACAATGGATTTCCCGCTCTGACGAGCCTCGCCTGCCGCCGGGGCTTCGGTCGGAACCGTGACCGGGGTTACCCCTGACACGTCCTCAAGATTGGGCGGAGTCGGTTCGGTACTCATTCATCCCCCACTTTCAACAGCGCCAGGAAGGCCTCTTGCGGCACTTCCACGCTCCCCACCGACTTCATCCGCTTCTTACCCTCTTTCTGCTTTTCCAGCAGCTTCCGCTTGCGCGAGATGTCACCGCCATAGCACTTCGCGATGACGTTCTTCTTCATCGCGCCGATCGACTCGCGGGCAATAATCTTCGTCCCGATCGCCGCCTGGATGGCAATTTCAAACATCTGGCGAGGGATCAGCTCTTTCATCTTTTCCGCCATCTGCCGCCCGCGATGGACCGATCGCTCTTTATGCGTAATGAACGACAACGCATCCACCGCCTCGCCATTCAGCAGAATATCCAGCTTCACCAGATCGGATTCGCGATAGCCGAGCAACTCATAGTCCAGCGACGCGTAACCTTGCGTGCGCGACTTGAGCTTGTCATAAAAATCCAGGATGACTTCGTTGAGCGGCATCTCATAGCTGATGACGACACGCGTCGGATCGAGAAAATGGATATCCCGCTGAATGCCACGGCGTTCCTGGCAGAGCTTGAGGATCGCCCCCATGTAGCGTTCCGGTGTAATGACGGTCGCCAGGATAAAGGGCTCCTCAAATGACTCGATGCTGCTGGGCTCCGGCAGATCGGCAGGATTGTCGATCTCCAGTACCTCCCCTTTGGTCGTCATCACACGATAGACGACGGTGGGGGCGGTCGTGATCAACGTCAGACCATATTCCCGCTCCAGGCGCTCCTGGATGATTTCCATGTGCAGCAAACCCAGGAAACCGCAACGAAAGCCGAAACCCAAGGCCAAGGAACTCTCCGGCTCATAGACGAAAGAGGAATCGTTCAATCGCAACTTGACGAGCGCATCCCGCAGATCTTCATACTTCGCCGTGTCGGTCGAATAGAGCCCGCAGAAGACCAGCGGCTTCACTTCCTTATACCCGGGAAACGGCGTGGCCGTCGGGTGCACGGCATCGGTCAGCGTGTCACCGATCTTGACGTCCGCCACTTCACGCATGTTCGCACAGAGATAGCCGACCTCACCGGTCAGCAGCTGGGCCGTCTTCGAGCGCTTGGGAATAAACTTCCCGACTTCCATCACTTCAAATGTCCGGTCATTGGACATCACTTTAATCTTCATCCCCGGCCTGACTTCGCCGTCTACGATGCGGATAAGGACGATCACCCCCTGGTAGTTATCAAACCAGGAATCGAAAATAAGGGCTTTCAGCGGGGCCTTGGGATCACCGGACGGCGGCGGAATCCGCTGGATGATCGCTTCGAGCACCTCCGGCACTCCCTTGCCCTCTTTCGCGCTGATGGGCATCGCATCGCTGGCATCCAGCTGCAACACTTCTGAAATGGAATTCTTGGTCCCCTCGACATCCGCGCTCGCCAAATCGATCTTATTGATGACGGGGATAATGGTCAGATTGTTCGCCATGGCCAAATTCACATTGGCGATAGTCTGCGCCTGCACCCCCTGCGTGGCATCGACCAGCAACAGCGCGCCTTCGCAGGCCGCGAGACTCCGCGAGACTTCATAAGTGAAATCGACATGCCCCGGCGTATCGATCAAATGCAGATCGTAGGTCTTTCCATCCTTGGCCTTGTACCGGATGGCGACAGCATGGGCCTTGATCGTAATGCCGCGTTCCCGCTCAAGATCCATGGCATCAAGGATCTGCTCCTTGGCCTCTCGGGCGGTCACTGCACCAGTCGCATCCAAAAGCCGGTCGGCGAGGGTTGATTTGCCGTGATCGATATGGGCGATAATCGAGAAGTTTCGTATAAGGCTTTGCAAATCCTAGCTCTTTTCAGAAAAAAATCGGTTCATTATAGTAACTGCCCCCCGGGTTGTCAAAGTCAGGACTCACTCGTATAATCGCCGCCGCACCGTGATTTTCGAGCCTTTCTACGCACCTCAACTCCGCCCGGCTTCGCAGGAACTCTGAATCGCATGGCGCCACGCACCCCCCCGGACAGACTCGCCGATTGGGACCGGAAATATCTCTGGCATCCTTTTACGCAGATGCAAGAATGGGAACAGGAGGCCCCCCTCATTATCGAACGGGGGAAGGGCGCCTACCTGATCGATACTCAGGGCAGGAGGTACCTCGATGGAACCTCGTCTATCTGGGTGAATCTCCATGGACATCGACATCCGACGCTTGATCGCGCCATCAAAAGCCAACTCGACAAGATTGCCCACTCGACTTTTCTGGGCCTCTCCAACCCGCCGGCTATTCGCCTGGCGCGCGAGCTGATCCGAATCGTACCCAAAGGCCTCACGCGGGTGTTTTATTCCGACAACGGGTCAACGGCAGTTGAAGTCGCGCTCAAGATGGCAGTCCAATATTGGCAGCAACGCCATCCCGAGGCCGGACCCAAACATACCTTTCTGCATCTCAAGCTGGCCTATCACGGCGACACGATCGGGGCCATCAGTGTCGGGAATATCGAGCTATTTCACGGCCGATTCAAACCACTTCTATTTCCAACTCTCGACGCCGAGCCCCCCTACTGTTACCGCTGTCCGCTCGCCCTCGCCTATCCTTCCTGCCACATGGGCTGCCTCGATCCGATCGAACAGCTGCTCAAAACCCGGCATCGCGAGATCGCCGGATTCGTCATTGAACCATTGGTGCAGGCCGCAGCCGGCATGATCATGTCTCCGCCCGGCTACTTGAAGCGCATCCGCGAACTCTGCACGCAATATAATGTACTGCTCATCGCCGATGAAGTGGCAACAGGATTTGGCCGCACGGGAAAGATGTTTGCCTGTCAACATGAGAGCGTCACCCCGGATCTGATGGCCATCAGCAAGGGGCTGACCGGCGGATATATGCCCTTGGCCGCCACTCTGACGACTGAAGCCATTTACAACGCGTTTCTGGGGAAGTACGAAGAGTTCAAGACGTTCTTCCACGGCCACAGCTATACCGGCAATCCCTTGGGCTGCGCGGTGGCACTGGCAAACCTCGAGATCTTCCGCAAAGAAAAAACCCTTGCAGGACTCCGCCCGAAGATCGCACTCTTGAAACGCCTGCTCAAGCCGTTTGCCGAATTGCCGCTCGTGGGAGATATCCGCCAGCGCGGTATGATGGTGAGCATCGAACTCGTTCGGAACAAAACCACGCGCGAAGTCATCCCCCTGCAGGCCAGAATCGGCCACCGGATCGCCATGGAGGCACGCCGCCGCGGGCTCTTGCTCCGCCCGATCGGCAATGTGATCGTCCTGATGCCGCCGCTGTCCGTAACCCCACGGCAGCTCCAACACATGACAACGATCCTTCAAGAAGCCATCATGAGGGTCCATGCGGATCTGTGATTTTCTCGTGATCGGCGGCGGGGTTATTGGGTTGAGTATCGCCAGAGAACTCAAGACCCGCCATGCCGATGCCCGCATCATGTTGATCGAGAAAGAGTCCGCCTGCGGCGCCCACGCCAGCGGCCGCAACAGCGGTGTGCTCCATGCAGGATTCTACTATTCCCCCGATAGCCTAAAGGCGAAATTCACCAAGCTCGGGAACGAGCGGATGACCGCCTATTGTGAGCAGAAAGGCATCCCGCTCAATCGCTGCGGCAAGCTCGTCGTGGCCAAAGATGCCGGGGATCTTCCCTCCCTTGACGAGCTGGTGAAGCGCGGCCGAGCGAACGCTATTGAGATTCAGGAGCTGACCGAAGCAGAAGCCAAACGGATCGAGCCTCGCGTCAAAACCTACCAGCGCGCCCTGTTCTCACCCCGCACCTCGACCGTGAACCCCTTGCACGTCGTCGACGTCATGCAACGCGATGCCATCCAAGAAGGTATCGAGATACGATTCGACACCGCTTATATCAGCCAAACCGATCAAGGAGTCCGGACCAACTCCGACACGATTACCGCCGGATATGTCGTCAACGCTGCGGGATTGTACGCGGACAAAATCGCAATGGCTTATGGCTTCTCGGAAAAGTATCGGATCCTGCCCTTCAAAGGGCTCTATCTCTATTCCAACGAGCCGCCGGGCGCGATCCGCACCAATATCTACCCGGTTCCCGACCTGAGAAATCCGTTTCTCGGTGTGCACTTCACCATCACCGCTGACGGAAACGCTAAAATCGGCCCCACGGCCATTCCGGCCTTCTGGCGTGAAAATTACGAGGGCCTCAGCAATTTCAAACTGGGTGAGATGATGGAGGTCGCGGGCCGCGGACTCGGCCTGCTGACCAACGCGCAATTTGACTACCGGCGCCTCGCCAGGGAAGAGATTGTCAAATACTCCCGCAGCAAGATGGTCGAACTCGCCTCGGTGCTCGCCGAAGGGGTACAGGAATCGAACTATCAGAAGTGGGGACGGCCCGGCATCAGGGCTCAACTCCTCGACATCACCAAAAAGAAACTCGAAATGGACTTTGTCCTGGAAGGAGACCACCGCTCGATGCATGTCCTCA
The sequence above is drawn from the Nitrospira sp. genome and encodes:
- the lhgO gene encoding L-2-hydroxyglutarate oxidase → MRICDFLVIGGGVIGLSIARELKTRHADARIMLIEKESACGAHASGRNSGVLHAGFYYSPDSLKAKFTKLGNERMTAYCEQKGIPLNRCGKLVVAKDAGDLPSLDELVKRGRANAIEIQELTEAEAKRIEPRVKTYQRALFSPRTSTVNPLHVVDVMQRDAIQEGIEIRFDTAYISQTDQGVRTNSDTITAGYVVNAAGLYADKIAMAYGFSEKYRILPFKGLYLYSNEPPGAIRTNIYPVPDLRNPFLGVHFTITADGNAKIGPTAIPAFWRENYEGLSNFKLGEMMEVAGRGLGLLTNAQFDYRRLAREEIVKYSRSKMVELASVLAEGVQESNYQKWGRPGIRAQLLDITKKKLEMDFVLEGDHRSMHVLNAVSPAFTCSLPFAAHVCDQIDQRLR
- the rfaE1 gene encoding D-glycero-beta-D-manno-heptose-7-phosphate kinase, with amino-acid sequence MASQTTQNQSVSQKALRQYLQRFPQASLLVIGDLILDHYVMGRVSRISPEAPVPVVHVESETLRLGGAANVFNNILALGGKADLCGVIGADESGRLLLKELGKSRSGRGGVIIDHDRPTTRKSRVIAHNQQIVRYDMEGRQELKGTLQKRLLRYVESRIRELSCIVVSDYAKGVVSAALMTELTRMAALRKIPIIVDPKVEHFSYYKGVTVMTPNHLEATQAAGLHGDDDQTINQAGAVIRQRLGCQSVLITRGEKGMSLYEGEGTSWHLPTQARQVYDVTGAGDTVIGTLALALATGANMREAATLANHAAGIVVGMVGTATVSPKQLLEAVGNG
- the kdsB gene encoding 3-deoxy-manno-octulosonate cytidylyltransferase, whose amino-acid sequence is MAKSLSSVIVVIPARYGSSRFPGKPLVKLAGKPMVQHVYERARACRSVSDVLVATDDERIKQAVEQFGGRAIMMGGEYRTGTDRVAAVARMFAGDCFLDLQGDEIPLNPELLSDLIDPFLQSGAEMGTLKRKMDATDDLQNPAIVKVATDTKGYALYFSRAPIPLVRDDPSRRVVSGLHYIHLGVYIYTKETLLRFAGMKTGLLEDAEKLEQLRALENGVRVRVWETPYASLRIDTPEDVPEAEEKLRQYESLKQELNLKRTAPSR
- the lepB gene encoding signal peptidase I — its product is MSTEPTPPNLEDVSGVTPVTVPTEAPAAGEARQSGKSIVREYAEAIVVAMLLAFAIRVFVVQAFKIPSGSMIPTLLIGDHILVSKLSYGLQWPTDCKLQWNFPPVNCYTSSNVMPFGKPQRGDVIVFRFPEDEEKDFIKRIVGTPGDTVQIHNKQVLVNGQVLDDRAFTQRIDPGIIDSTINPRDNFGPVTVPEGAYFVMGDNRDQSLDSRFWGYVREEKIRGKAFRIYWSWSGQGQWTEWVRWDRFGKAIQ
- the bioA gene encoding adenosylmethionine--8-amino-7-oxononanoate transaminase, with the translated sequence MAPRTPPDRLADWDRKYLWHPFTQMQEWEQEAPLIIERGKGAYLIDTQGRRYLDGTSSIWVNLHGHRHPTLDRAIKSQLDKIAHSTFLGLSNPPAIRLARELIRIVPKGLTRVFYSDNGSTAVEVALKMAVQYWQQRHPEAGPKHTFLHLKLAYHGDTIGAISVGNIELFHGRFKPLLFPTLDAEPPYCYRCPLALAYPSCHMGCLDPIEQLLKTRHREIAGFVIEPLVQAAAGMIMSPPGYLKRIRELCTQYNVLLIADEVATGFGRTGKMFACQHESVTPDLMAISKGLTGGYMPLAATLTTEAIYNAFLGKYEEFKTFFHGHSYTGNPLGCAVALANLEIFRKEKTLAGLRPKIALLKRLLKPFAELPLVGDIRQRGMMVSIELVRNKTTREVIPLQARIGHRIAMEARRRGLLLRPIGNVIVLMPPLSVTPRQLQHMTTILQEAIMRVHADL
- the lepA gene encoding translation elongation factor 4, with translation MQSLIRNFSIIAHIDHGKSTLADRLLDATGAVTAREAKEQILDAMDLERERGITIKAHAVAIRYKAKDGKTYDLHLIDTPGHVDFTYEVSRSLAACEGALLLVDATQGVQAQTIANVNLAMANNLTIIPVINKIDLASADVEGTKNSISEVLQLDASDAMPISAKEGKGVPEVLEAIIQRIPPPSGDPKAPLKALIFDSWFDNYQGVIVLIRIVDGEVRPGMKIKVMSNDRTFEVMEVGKFIPKRSKTAQLLTGEVGYLCANMREVADVKIGDTLTDAVHPTATPFPGYKEVKPLVFCGLYSTDTAKYEDLRDALVKLRLNDSSFVYEPESSLALGFGFRCGFLGLLHMEIIQERLEREYGLTLITTAPTVVYRVMTTKGEVLEIDNPADLPEPSSIESFEEPFILATVITPERYMGAILKLCQERRGIQRDIHFLDPTRVVISYEMPLNEVILDFYDKLKSRTQGYASLDYELLGYRESDLVKLDILLNGEAVDALSFITHKERSVHRGRQMAEKMKELIPRQMFEIAIQAAIGTKIIARESIGAMKKNVIAKCYGGDISRKRKLLEKQKEGKKRMKSVGSVEVPQEAFLALLKVGDE